Proteins from a genomic interval of Geodermatophilus obscurus DSM 43160:
- a CDS encoding STAS domain-containing protein, protein MTAADLPAETCVGDPFYDLLALSTRTAEDGAVTVTAAGEVDTFTAPLLRSVLDTQLQRHPTELVIDLSGIQFLGSAGLAVLVETHKSARDRDVGLRLVITTGAVARALTVTGLINLFTVTDDAHR, encoded by the coding sequence GTGACCGCGGCTGACCTGCCCGCCGAGACCTGCGTGGGCGACCCCTTCTATGACCTGCTGGCCCTGTCGACCCGGACCGCAGAGGACGGCGCGGTCACCGTGACGGCGGCCGGGGAGGTGGACACCTTCACCGCTCCGCTGTTGCGTTCGGTGCTGGACACCCAACTACAACGGCACCCGACGGAGCTGGTGATCGACCTGTCCGGGATCCAGTTCCTGGGCTCGGCTGGCCTGGCTGTGCTGGTGGAGACCCACAAGTCGGCGCGCGACCGCGACGTCGGGCTCCGGCTGGTCATCACCACCGGCGCGGTGGCCCGCGCCCTGACGGTCACCGGCCTGATCAACCTGTTCACCGTCACGGACGACGCGCACCGCTAG
- a CDS encoding tyrosine-type recombinase/integrase, which translates to MILRSCDASKRPKTDAGRRTIALPPQTLNPLRQRLAQLPTAADPTVLFPSPKGLLRDPNNTSGDLLQALDRVGFPWATSHTFRRTVATRLDDAGLSARQIADHLGHSRPSLTQDVYLGRGTASPLTAAALQRTL; encoded by the coding sequence GTGATCCTTCGGAGTTGCGACGCTTCGAAGCGGCCCAAGACCGACGCCGGCCGGCGCACCATCGCGCTGCCACCACAGACCTTGAACCCTCTGCGGCAGCGCCTGGCTCAGCTGCCCACGGCGGCGGACCCAACGGTGCTGTTTCCCAGCCCGAAGGGCCTCCTGCGCGATCCGAACAACACCAGCGGTGACCTGCTCCAGGCACTGGACCGCGTCGGCTTCCCCTGGGCCACTTCCCACACCTTCCGCCGGACCGTGGCCACTCGCCTCGATGACGCCGGCCTCTCCGCTCGGCAGATCGCCGACCACCTCGGGCACAGCCGGCCCAGCCTCACCCAGGACGTCTATCTCGGCCGTGGCACCGCCAGCCCCTTGACCGCGGCAGCCCTCCAGCGGACCCTCTGA
- a CDS encoding transposase translates to MARWREIEYPTIAAQAKATGGTMFFVDEAGVRSDYHAGTTWAPVAKTPAVRTTGARFGLNMISAISAQGALRFSILTGTLTAAGFIAFLKRLMHDAEHTGGDPVFCIVDNHPAHRAKAVDRFVDSTDGALRLYRLRAYSPQLNPDEWVWKNVKHDGVAPAAPHGPDQMKAVVTARLRRLQRLPQIVRGFFGDPELAYITAVA, encoded by the coding sequence GTGGCCCGGTGGAGGGAGATCGAGTATCCGACGATCGCCGCGCAGGCCAAGGCGACCGGCGGGACGATGTTCTTCGTCGACGAGGCCGGCGTGCGCAGCGACTACCACGCCGGCACCACCTGGGCCCCGGTCGCCAAGACGCCGGCGGTGCGCACCACCGGCGCTCGGTTCGGACTGAACATGATCTCGGCGATCAGCGCGCAGGGCGCCCTGCGGTTCTCGATCCTGACCGGCACGCTCACCGCCGCCGGGTTCATCGCCTTCCTCAAGCGGCTGATGCACGACGCCGAGCACACCGGCGGCGACCCGGTGTTCTGCATCGTCGACAATCACCCGGCACACCGGGCCAAGGCGGTGGACCGCTTCGTCGACTCCACCGACGGGGCGCTGCGGCTCTACCGGCTGCGGGCCTACTCCCCGCAGCTTAACCCGGACGAGTGGGTGTGGAAGAACGTCAAGCACGACGGAGTCGCCCCCGCCGCTCCCCACGGCCCGGACCAGATGAAGGCGGTCGTCACCGCCCGTCTGCGCCGGCTGCAGCGCCTACCGCAGATCGTCCGCGGCTTCTTCGGCGACCCGGAGCTGGCCTACATCACCGCCGTCGCCTGA
- a CDS encoding dodecin family protein, which produces MSEKQDHVPGAVVRISEIVGSSPNSFSDAVRNAVQAAAQTVRGIRGVEVIGSNADVDENGNLSLYKVHCKIAFVVER; this is translated from the coding sequence ATGTCAGAGAAGCAGGACCACGTCCCGGGAGCTGTCGTCCGGATCAGCGAGATTGTAGGCAGTTCGCCGAACTCCTTCAGCGACGCAGTTCGTAACGCCGTACAGGCGGCGGCGCAGACCGTTCGGGGCATTCGTGGCGTCGAGGTGATCGGCAGCAACGCCGACGTCGACGAGAACGGCAACCTCTCTCTCTACAAGGTGCACTGCAAGATCGCCTTCGTCGTGGAGCGGTAG
- a CDS encoding nitrile hydratase subunit alpha produces the protein MRRRARQPRGGRLTTGAAPQRTQGSAPPGREQCRCGTLGPVPDANLLGERSCYPWPVLGLPPSWYKDPAYRARVVKEPRAVLAEWGTDLGPDVEVRVHDSSSEVRYLVLPGRPPGTESMSEEELAALVTRDAMVGVRKVAAP, from the coding sequence GTGCGACGGCGAGCGCGGCAACCGCGTGGCGGTCGGCTCACGACCGGCGCGGCCCCACAGCGGACCCAAGGCTCGGCTCCTCCCGGACGCGAGCAGTGCCGATGCGGGACGCTCGGCCCAGTCCCCGACGCAAACCTGCTCGGGGAGCGCTCCTGCTATCCGTGGCCGGTACTCGGGCTGCCGCCGTCCTGGTACAAGGACCCGGCCTACCGGGCGCGGGTGGTGAAAGAGCCGAGAGCCGTGCTCGCCGAGTGGGGCACCGACCTGGGCCCGGATGTCGAGGTGCGCGTGCACGACTCCAGCTCCGAGGTGCGCTATCTCGTGCTGCCGGGACGCCCGCCCGGCACCGAGTCGATGTCCGAGGAGGAGCTGGCCGCCCTGGTCACCCGGGATGCGATGGTCGGTGTGCGCAAGGTGGCCGCGCCATGA
- a CDS encoding nitrile hydratase accessory protein → MTTQIVELDIDGPVAPPRSNGELVFAEPWEGRAFGLVMALVHGEAISYETFRTALIEGIGAWEAAPPVGEGFHYYRCWLQALEQVLAAAGLVSTEEARARAATFAARPAGHDHPHDGDAQHHGHDHG, encoded by the coding sequence ATGACGACCCAGATCGTGGAGCTGGACATCGACGGCCCCGTGGCCCCGCCCCGGTCGAACGGCGAGCTGGTGTTCGCCGAGCCGTGGGAGGGGCGGGCATTCGGCCTGGTTATGGCCCTGGTGCATGGCGAGGCGATCTCCTACGAGACCTTCCGGACGGCGCTTATTGAGGGGATCGGCGCCTGGGAGGCCGCTCCGCCGGTGGGGGAGGGGTTCCACTACTACCGGTGCTGGCTGCAGGCCCTGGAACAGGTGCTCGCCGCAGCGGGACTGGTCTCGACGGAAGAGGCCCGGGCCCGCGCAGCCACCTTCGCCGCCCGTCCGGCGGGCCACGATCACCCGCACGACGGCGACGCTCAGCACCACGGGCATGACCACGGCTGA
- a CDS encoding Lsr2 dimerization domain-containing protein, with product MATNTQVVPVDDLTGDPADTTVTFALDKTEYEIDLTEDNAAEMRDELSRYVEVFSPASAVE from the coding sequence ATGGCTACCAACACTCAGGTGGTTCCAGTCGATGACCTCACCGGTGACCCGGCCGACACGACCGTGACGTTCGCTCTGGACAAGACCGAGTACGAGATCGACCTTACGGAGGATAACGCAGCGGAAATGCGGGACGAACTTTCTCGGTATGTTGAGGTTTTCTCACCTGCTTCCGCGGTCGAGTGA